The following proteins are encoded in a genomic region of Pseudodesulfovibrio mercurii:
- a CDS encoding lipid-binding SYLF domain-containing protein: MPIRALNILSVALCLALLAGCAVTASDGAATNRGTAQALVDEATGMVTHYLEKDETGRLHKLLHDARGIMIIPAVGDVSFIFSLGHGNALLAARTDAGWTGPVFLSKSSVGWGLQAGVSKESGLLLIMHDDDVRYILEKGAALRGQARIVALNADLEVNETPEFYKSGDIFFVGERTGLYAGMALNTGGYANRTALNQAFSGVEGGAPETILFDRQVRPHGAERLLGLLDRPDSVGRKNEKDGTEVPSN, translated from the coding sequence ATGCCGATTCGCGCATTGAACATCCTGTCCGTCGCGCTCTGTCTGGCCCTGCTGGCCGGATGCGCCGTCACGGCCTCCGACGGGGCCGCCACCAACCGGGGCACGGCCCAGGCGCTGGTGGACGAAGCCACCGGCATGGTTACGCATTACCTGGAAAAGGACGAGACCGGCCGCCTGCACAAGCTGCTCCATGACGCCCGGGGGATCATGATCATCCCGGCCGTGGGCGACGTCAGCTTCATCTTCTCCCTCGGCCACGGCAACGCGCTCCTGGCAGCCCGCACCGACGCGGGCTGGACCGGCCCGGTCTTCCTGTCCAAGTCCTCGGTGGGCTGGGGCCTCCAGGCGGGCGTGTCCAAGGAATCCGGCCTGCTGCTCATCATGCATGACGACGACGTCCGCTACATCCTCGAAAAGGGCGCGGCCCTGCGTGGCCAGGCCCGCATCGTGGCCCTGAACGCCGACCTCGAGGTCAACGAGACGCCCGAGTTCTACAAGTCCGGCGACATCTTTTTCGTGGGCGAGCGGACCGGCCTGTACGCGGGCATGGCCCTGAACACCGGCGGCTACGCCAACCGCACCGCCCTGAACCAGGCCTTTTCCGGCGTGGAGGGCGGAGCCCCCGAGACCATCCTGTTCGACAGGCAAGTGCGCCCCCACGGCGCGGAACGGTTGCTGGGGCTCCTGGACAGGCCCGATTCCGTGGGCCGGAAAAACGAAAAGGACGGAACCGAAGTTCCGTCCAATTAG
- a CDS encoding DNA internalization-related competence protein ComEC/Rec2, with protein sequence MPGLLPWQTYVLAFAAGIFAVRFAVAAGAAVILLVLAERVLRGRECRLPVLAVMLCAVFGFAYAGQRTPALPVGVPEWMAARKAVVLKGTVDRAEPRPGGRLRVVLDGVTCDAGQGGEPLPGKVAWFLRDSRYVPLPGQRVRTVSRLEPMHSFGDPGLWDYRWYWQRQGVFWRAWPSGREGPVWGERPGASLAGLRGGLRARVAGLLPEGRGGAMVLALTTGDRSWLDETTMDATRSAGLAHTLALSGLHVGFVAAMGWALAWLIGRLWPGLLLHVPRPKLAVYLAAPLVLGYAWLGQPSASLIRASVMFGFWGLLLLQGRGRVLMDGLFFALAAFVFVSPLSLYDLGLQMSLGAVAGIGLLYPYFRFLFFTGRRGAWRALSWAAGVLAVSVSATLAIMPLVAWYFGTFSPNLLLNLVWLPVLGFAVMPLGLLGMLLSVSAWTAPAGGLLLGLAARVADGLLWLLDAVRDGGLTPIFAVLRPLWPELLGFTLLLVTAAVCLRSKRRVPVLLAGLGFVLLVAPHVWVMGLDSRDRVSLAMLDVGLGQSLVVSLPGGHRWLVDAGGGSSSFDLGEAVVGPSLTLGRAPRLDGIFLSHPDVDHSHGLPYLVERFRVGALYTNGMLPRGPTGERLDRALAGSGLAPVSLAAGDAVDLGSGVRAAVLHPAEGFAGSRANERSLVLRLERDGRSLALLPGDVESGGIRSMLAAGEDLRAEVLVLPHHGSRRSFDPAFYAAVGPRAVLCSNGFMNRYGFPDPDVLAAAEVVAGGRAYTTARDGRVVCAWNGPGGELAVETWLRSPSCQDCPSDIEVRVGPAPGPEQ encoded by the coding sequence TTGCCCGGGTTGTTGCCGTGGCAGACCTACGTGCTGGCCTTCGCGGCCGGGATTTTCGCCGTGCGCTTTGCGGTGGCGGCCGGTGCGGCGGTGATCCTGCTGGTCCTGGCCGAGCGCGTCCTGCGCGGGCGGGAGTGCCGGTTGCCGGTCCTGGCCGTGATGTTGTGCGCGGTCTTCGGGTTCGCCTATGCGGGCCAGCGCACGCCAGCCTTGCCCGTGGGCGTGCCGGAGTGGATGGCGGCGCGCAAGGCCGTGGTCCTGAAGGGCACGGTGGACCGGGCCGAGCCCAGGCCGGGCGGCCGGCTGCGGGTGGTCCTGGATGGGGTTACGTGCGACGCGGGGCAGGGGGGCGAGCCGCTGCCCGGCAAGGTCGCCTGGTTCCTGCGGGATTCGAGGTACGTGCCCTTGCCCGGACAGCGGGTGCGGACCGTGTCCCGGCTGGAGCCCATGCACAGCTTCGGCGATCCGGGGTTGTGGGATTATCGCTGGTACTGGCAGCGGCAGGGCGTGTTCTGGCGCGCGTGGCCCTCGGGCCGGGAGGGGCCGGTCTGGGGCGAACGGCCCGGCGCGTCCCTGGCGGGGCTGCGCGGCGGGTTGCGGGCGCGCGTGGCCGGGCTGCTGCCCGAGGGGCGGGGCGGGGCCATGGTCCTGGCCCTGACCACCGGGGACCGATCGTGGCTGGACGAGACGACCATGGACGCCACCCGGAGTGCGGGATTGGCGCACACCCTGGCCCTGTCCGGGCTGCATGTGGGCTTCGTGGCCGCCATGGGCTGGGCGCTGGCCTGGCTCATCGGGCGGCTGTGGCCGGGGCTGCTGCTGCACGTGCCGCGTCCCAAGCTGGCCGTGTACCTGGCCGCGCCGCTGGTCCTGGGCTATGCTTGGCTCGGCCAGCCGTCGGCCTCGCTGATCCGGGCCTCGGTCATGTTCGGCTTCTGGGGGCTGCTCCTGCTCCAGGGGCGTGGGCGGGTGCTCATGGACGGGCTGTTCTTCGCCCTGGCGGCCTTTGTCTTCGTCTCGCCCCTGTCCTTGTATGATCTCGGCCTGCAGATGTCTCTGGGGGCCGTGGCCGGGATCGGGCTGCTTTATCCATACTTTCGGTTCCTCTTTTTCACCGGCCGCCGGGGGGCGTGGCGGGCGCTCTCGTGGGCCGCGGGCGTGCTCGCGGTCAGCGTCAGCGCCACCCTGGCGATAATGCCCCTGGTGGCCTGGTATTTCGGCACGTTCAGCCCGAACCTGCTGCTCAACCTGGTCTGGCTGCCGGTCCTCGGGTTCGCGGTCATGCCGCTGGGGCTGCTCGGCATGCTCCTGTCCGTGTCCGCCTGGACCGCACCGGCGGGCGGGCTGCTTCTCGGCCTGGCCGCGCGGGTCGCGGACGGCCTGCTTTGGCTGCTGGACGCGGTGCGGGACGGCGGGCTGACCCCGATCTTCGCCGTGCTGCGGCCCCTGTGGCCGGAACTGCTCGGCTTCACGCTGTTGCTGGTCACGGCGGCGGTCTGCCTGCGCTCCAAGCGCCGTGTCCCGGTCCTGCTGGCCGGGCTCGGCTTCGTCCTGCTGGTCGCGCCGCACGTCTGGGTCATGGGGCTGGACAGCCGCGACCGGGTGAGCCTGGCCATGCTCGACGTGGGGCTGGGCCAGTCCCTGGTCGTGTCCCTGCCCGGCGGGCACCGCTGGCTGGTGGACGCGGGCGGCGGTTCGTCGAGCTTCGACCTGGGCGAGGCCGTGGTCGGCCCGTCCCTGACCCTGGGGCGCGCGCCCCGGCTGGACGGCATCTTCCTGTCCCACCCGGACGTGGACCACAGCCACGGGCTGCCGTATCTCGTGGAGCGTTTCCGGGTGGGCGCGCTGTACACCAACGGCATGCTTCCGCGCGGCCCGACCGGCGAGCGGCTGGACCGGGCCCTGGCCGGAAGCGGGTTGGCGCCCGTGTCGCTGGCGGCTGGGGACGCGGTGGACCTGGGGTCCGGCGTGCGCGCGGCCGTGCTCCATCCGGCCGAGGGGTTCGCCGGGTCGCGGGCCAACGAGCGCTCCCTGGTCCTGCGCCTGGAGCGGGACGGGCGATCCCTGGCCCTGTTGCCGGGGGACGTGGAGAGCGGCGGCATCCGGTCCATGCTTGCGGCCGGGGAGGACCTCCGGGCCGAGGTCCTGGTCCTGCCCCATCACGGCAGCCGCAGGAGCTTTGACCCGGCCTTCTACGCGGCGGTGGGCCCTCGGGCGGTGCTCTGCTCCAACGGGTTCATGAACCGTTACGGGTTCCCGGACCCCGACGTGCTCGCGGCGGCCGAGGTCGTGGCCGGAGGGCGGGCGTACACCACGGCGCGGGACGGAAGGGTGGTTTGCGCCTGGAACGGGCCGGGCGGGGAACTGGCGGTGGAG
- the selB gene encoding selenocysteine-specific translation elongation factor, with product MPVIMGTAGHIDHGKTTLIKALTGIDCDRLSEEKKRGITIELGFAFLDLGEETRLGIVDVPGHEKFVKNMVAGAAGVDFVVLVIAADEGIMPQTREHLEICQLLGVTTGLVALTKTDMVDAEWLEMVQEEVAAYLEPTFLAGAPILPVSAHTGQGLDALKDALRKLVAEFKPKRRSDLFRLPVDRVFTMKGHGTVVTGTMISGSISVGEDVRLYPGETVSKVRGLQSHGETVETAQAGRRTAVNLAGLEVDDVRRGDVLARPGTLFPSDVWDIELTVLESSRLPLKHRKEIHFHHGAREVLARIYLLDRDELAPGETAVCQARFSEPMAGVWGDRIVLRSFSPLRAFAGGRVICPSGHRVKRFSGDVDLLRKLASDKPEEVAAAQLELAGPAGVSFAELLTMTNLETKGLEKTLGVLGGRQEAVLFDKEARRYAGGPLAERLSSELLDFLADFHRRESMKPGVQRGELASSWGRNLPPKLLHFLLERLLKKGDIEAEQEVIRLKGHTVSLASDQAKVRETILSAYTEGGATPPNLKDVLEPLGMDVKQAMPVLKVLQDQGELTRIKDDMYYHAPALTGIRDAIVGFFADHEEMTAPDFKDLTGLSRKYLIPVLEYFDKEKLTVRVGDARRLRKRS from the coding sequence ATGCCCGTCATCATGGGAACCGCCGGACACATCGACCACGGCAAGACAACGCTCATCAAGGCCCTCACCGGCATCGACTGCGACCGGCTGTCCGAGGAAAAGAAGCGCGGCATCACCATCGAACTGGGGTTCGCCTTCCTGGACCTCGGCGAGGAGACCCGGCTGGGCATCGTGGACGTGCCCGGCCACGAGAAGTTCGTCAAGAACATGGTCGCGGGCGCGGCGGGCGTGGACTTCGTGGTCCTGGTCATCGCCGCGGACGAGGGCATCATGCCCCAGACCCGCGAGCACCTGGAAATCTGCCAGCTGCTGGGCGTGACCACCGGCCTGGTGGCCCTGACCAAGACCGACATGGTCGATGCGGAATGGCTGGAGATGGTCCAGGAGGAGGTGGCCGCCTACCTGGAGCCGACCTTCCTGGCCGGTGCGCCCATCCTGCCCGTGTCCGCCCACACCGGCCAGGGGCTCGACGCCCTCAAGGACGCGCTCAGGAAACTGGTGGCCGAGTTCAAGCCCAAGCGGCGCTCGGATCTCTTCCGGCTGCCCGTTGACCGGGTCTTCACCATGAAGGGCCACGGCACCGTGGTCACCGGGACCATGATCTCCGGCTCCATCTCCGTGGGCGAGGACGTCCGACTGTACCCCGGCGAGACCGTCTCCAAGGTGCGCGGCCTGCAATCCCACGGCGAGACCGTGGAGACGGCCCAGGCCGGACGGCGCACCGCCGTGAACCTGGCGGGCCTCGAGGTGGACGACGTGCGCCGGGGCGATGTCCTGGCCCGGCCCGGCACCCTGTTCCCGTCCGATGTCTGGGACATCGAGCTGACCGTGCTCGAATCCTCGCGTCTGCCCCTCAAGCACCGCAAGGAAATCCATTTCCACCACGGCGCGCGGGAGGTCCTGGCGCGCATCTACCTGCTCGACCGCGACGAGCTTGCGCCCGGCGAGACCGCCGTGTGCCAGGCCCGCTTCAGCGAGCCCATGGCCGGGGTCTGGGGCGACCGCATCGTGCTGCGCTCCTTCTCCCCCCTGCGCGCCTTTGCGGGCGGGCGGGTCATCTGCCCGTCCGGGCACCGCGTGAAGCGGTTCTCCGGGGACGTGGACCTGCTCCGCAAGCTGGCCTCGGACAAGCCCGAGGAGGTGGCCGCCGCCCAGCTGGAACTGGCCGGGCCCGCAGGCGTGAGCTTCGCCGAACTGCTGACCATGACCAACCTCGAAACCAAGGGGCTGGAAAAGACCCTGGGCGTGCTCGGCGGACGCCAGGAGGCCGTGCTCTTCGACAAGGAGGCCCGGCGCTACGCGGGCGGCCCCCTGGCCGAGCGGCTGTCCTCGGAGCTCCTCGACTTCCTGGCGGACTTTCACCGCCGCGAATCCATGAAGCCCGGCGTGCAGCGGGGCGAACTGGCCTCGTCCTGGGGCCGGAACCTGCCGCCCAAGCTCTTGCATTTTCTCCTGGAACGGCTGCTCAAGAAGGGCGACATCGAGGCCGAGCAGGAGGTCATCCGGCTCAAGGGCCACACGGTCTCCCTGGCCTCGGACCAGGCCAAGGTCCGCGAGACCATCCTGTCCGCCTACACCGAAGGGGGGGCCACCCCGCCCAACCTCAAGGACGTGCTCGAACCGCTCGGCATGGACGTCAAGCAGGCCATGCCCGTGCTCAAGGTCCTCCAGGATCAGGGGGAGCTGACGCGCATCAAGGACGACATGTACTACCACGCCCCGGCCCTGACCGGTATCCGCGACGCCATCGTCGGCTTCTTCGCCGACCACGAGGAGATGACCGCCCCGGACTTCAAGGACCTGACCGGGCTGTCGCGCAAGTATCTCATTCCGGTCCTTGAATATTTCGACAAGGAGAAACTGACCGTGCGCGTGGGCGATGCCCGCCGCCTGCGCAAACGTTCTTGA
- the murA gene encoding UDP-N-acetylglucosamine 1-carboxyvinyltransferase, with protein sequence MDKLIIEGGVPLQGSIQVSGAKNAALPILMACLLAEGKVSLTNVPRLADIRTSLKLLNILGCETTFEDNAATSLCTGLKPEAPYDLVKTMRASVLCLGPLLARLGEAKVALPGGCAIGARPVDLHLRGFERMGAEFEITEGYIKGRCKNGLKGARIALDFPTVGGTENILMAAALADGETEIENAAREPEVVDLANFLNACGAKITGQGTSVLNVKGVSSLIGCDYRIMPDRIEAGTYMVAAAITGGELEILDCPFQDLDAVSYKLREMGVWLQEEDNYVLVRRANGLLENVDVTTLPHPGYPTDMQAQLMALMCFGTGIGTIEEKIFENRFMHVLELVRLGADIRLKGRTAMVKGVGSLKGAPVMASDLRASASLVLAGLAAEGTTTIERIYHLDRGYENIEAKLSGVGARIKRVAG encoded by the coding sequence ATGGATAAACTTATCATCGAGGGCGGCGTTCCGCTCCAGGGAAGCATTCAGGTCAGCGGCGCGAAAAACGCGGCCCTGCCCATACTCATGGCCTGTCTCCTGGCCGAAGGAAAGGTCTCCCTGACCAACGTTCCGCGTCTGGCGGACATCCGTACCTCCCTCAAGCTGCTCAACATCCTCGGCTGCGAAACCACCTTCGAGGACAACGCGGCCACCAGCCTGTGCACCGGCCTCAAGCCCGAGGCCCCCTACGACCTGGTCAAGACCATGCGCGCCTCGGTTCTCTGCCTCGGCCCGCTTCTGGCCCGGCTCGGCGAGGCCAAGGTGGCCCTGCCCGGCGGCTGCGCCATCGGCGCGCGCCCCGTGGACCTGCACCTGCGCGGCTTCGAGCGCATGGGCGCGGAGTTCGAGATCACCGAGGGGTACATCAAGGGGCGCTGCAAAAACGGCCTCAAGGGGGCGCGCATCGCCCTGGACTTCCCCACCGTGGGCGGCACCGAGAACATCCTCATGGCCGCGGCCCTGGCCGACGGCGAGACCGAGATCGAGAACGCGGCCCGCGAACCCGAAGTGGTGGACCTGGCCAACTTCCTCAACGCCTGCGGGGCGAAGATCACCGGCCAGGGCACCAGCGTGCTCAACGTCAAGGGCGTGTCCTCCCTGATCGGCTGCGACTACCGCATCATGCCCGACCGCATCGAGGCCGGAACCTACATGGTCGCCGCGGCCATCACCGGCGGTGAACTCGAAATCCTGGACTGCCCGTTCCAGGACCTGGACGCGGTCAGCTACAAGCTCCGCGAAATGGGCGTCTGGCTCCAGGAGGAGGACAACTACGTCCTGGTCCGCCGGGCCAACGGCCTGCTCGAAAACGTGGACGTGACCACGCTGCCGCACCCCGGCTACCCCACGGACATGCAGGCCCAGCTCATGGCCCTCATGTGCTTCGGCACGGGCATCGGGACCATCGAGGAGAAAATCTTCGAGAACCGCTTCATGCACGTCCTTGAACTCGTCCGCCTGGGCGCGGACATCCGCCTCAAGGGCCGGACTGCCATGGTCAAGGGCGTGGGCTCCCTCAAGGGCGCGCCGGTCATGGCCTCGGACCTCCGCGCCAGCGCCTCCCTGGTCCTGGCCGGACTGGCCGCCGAAGGCACCACCACCATCGAACGCATCTACCATCTCGACCGGGGCTACGAAAACATCGAAGCCAAACTCTCCGGAGTCGGCGCCCGCATCAAACGCGTCGCGGGCTAA
- a CDS encoding FecR family protein, protein MNKIGALLQCFLLAAALVATVPTAVAAMEPVPENPDAVGQVVSLNGKVTAQGADGTVRTLNVNHPVVPRDVIVTGSRSNVEILFKDRSVLSQGPDSRTSVDEYVFSDTPSASKMLLKVGTGTFRYVTGQIVRQNPDAFALETPTTTIGIRGTEVFAENTVEGEEIGVLSMTPGHRVEVSMPGQQRTIPRAGLSVMAAGGQLSAPAPTNPATRSRVMRAAPQTTQGEQAAPPRSDLDRRIEAFASAIDRTKGGLGGLDDRPDYNALHNITLQTQARDAAESGRDGATAGLGTGGDGDGGSEGGQGE, encoded by the coding sequence ATGAACAAGATTGGTGCGCTACTGCAATGCTTCCTGCTGGCGGCGGCCCTTGTCGCGACCGTCCCGACGGCCGTCGCGGCCATGGAGCCCGTCCCGGAGAACCCCGACGCCGTGGGCCAGGTGGTCTCCCTGAACGGGAAGGTCACGGCCCAGGGGGCGGACGGTACGGTCAGGACCCTGAACGTGAACCACCCGGTGGTACCCAGGGACGTCATCGTCACCGGCTCCCGGAGCAACGTGGAGATTCTGTTCAAGGACCGCTCGGTCCTCTCCCAGGGACCGGATTCCCGAACCAGTGTCGATGAATACGTCTTTTCCGACACACCGTCCGCCTCGAAGATGCTCCTCAAGGTGGGCACCGGCACCTTCCGCTACGTGACAGGCCAGATCGTCAGGCAGAATCCCGACGCCTTCGCCCTTGAGACACCGACCACGACCATCGGCATCCGGGGCACCGAGGTCTTTGCCGAGAACACGGTCGAGGGCGAGGAGATCGGCGTGCTGTCCATGACTCCCGGCCACAGGGTGGAGGTGTCCATGCCGGGCCAGCAGCGGACCATTCCCCGCGCGGGGTTGTCGGTCATGGCCGCCGGAGGGCAACTGTCCGCCCCGGCCCCCACGAACCCGGCCACCCGCTCCAGGGTCATGCGGGCCGCGCCCCAGACCACCCAGGGCGAGCAGGCCGCGCCCCCCCGGTCCGACCTCGACCGACGCATCGAGGCCTTTGCCTCGGCCATCGACCGGACCAAGGGCGGGCTCGGCGGCCTGGACGACCGCCCGGACTACAACGCCCTGCACAACATCACCCTCCAGACCCAGGCCCGCGACGCGGCCGAAAGCGGACGCGACGGCGCAACGGCGGGGCTGGGCACCGGCGGTGACGGCGACGGCGGCAGCGAAGGCGGCCAGGGCGAATAA
- a CDS encoding tetratricopeptide repeat protein: MKTLRYALIPALLLLLSGCVLSTMNERQGTKAYLEKDYATARAKYEEAAADGNAKAMYHLAVMYAEGQGVEQDYAKAAGLLEQSANLGQDDARLMLGLFNLYGDGVPRDVDKGAGLIRTAAENGNDTAMYYLANLYASGLGVEQDLDKGLYWMNEARDAGFPVRDELLTRDGLAALYQ, translated from the coding sequence ATGAAGACATTGCGATACGCGCTCATCCCCGCCCTGCTGCTCCTGCTGTCCGGCTGCGTGCTGAGCACCATGAACGAACGCCAGGGGACCAAGGCCTATCTGGAAAAGGACTATGCCACGGCCAGGGCCAAATACGAGGAGGCCGCCGCCGACGGCAACGCCAAGGCCATGTACCACCTGGCGGTCATGTACGCCGAGGGCCAGGGCGTGGAACAGGACTACGCCAAGGCGGCCGGGCTGCTCGAACAGTCTGCGAACCTCGGACAGGACGACGCCCGGCTCATGCTCGGCCTGTTCAACCTCTACGGCGACGGCGTGCCGCGCGACGTGGACAAGGGCGCAGGCCTGATCCGGACCGCCGCCGAAAACGGCAACGACACGGCCATGTACTACCTGGCCAACCTCTACGCCTCGGGCCTGGGCGTGGAACAGGACCTCGACAAGGGGCTGTACTGGATGAACGAGGCCAGGGACGCGGGCTTCCCGGTCCGGGACGAGCTGCTGACCAGGGACGGCCTGGCCGCCCTGTACCAATAG